From the genome of Streptomyces sp. NBC_01304:
TGTCGCGGGCCAGCTCGGCCTGCAGCTCCGGGTCCTCCTTGACCCGGTCGAGCAGCGCGGAGCGGGCGGCCTGGGCGGTGGAGGGGTCGGCGAGGATCGCGGCGCGCAGCGCGGTCGGGTTCTCGGCGACCTCCAGGGCCTTGGTCGGGCGGATGCCCTCGGCCTCGGCGGCCGCGCTGATCGCGGTGCCGCGCACGGAGGTCGCGCTGGAGCGCGAGGTGTAGTAGCTCAGCCATACGTCGGCGTCCGGCAGCTCGATGTCCTCACCCGGGACGAGGGTCTCGAACTGCGGGACCACACCGTCGTCGGCGGCCATGTCCCACGCCTTGTAGTAGCGCATGACCCGCTCCGGCGAGCACCCGGCCAGCTCCGCGAACTCCTTGGCGGACACCTTCGACGTCTCCCCGGCGAGCTGCCCGCCCGGCCGCACGCTGCGCGCGACCTTCAGCGCGAAGGTCCAGCCGCCGGTGCGGGCGTACACCCCGAACTCGCGGGCGTCGCGCACGATGATCTCCGGCGCGGCGGTGGCGGGCGCCGTGGTGACCTCTTCGGCCGGGGCCGGGACGGTCGCCTCGACGACGGGCTCCGCGTCGGCCTCGACGACGAACTCCGCGCCGACCTCGGCGATGGCCTGGGCGTCGGCCTCGACTCCGGCCTCGGCTGCGGCCGTGGCGGGAGCGTCGGACGGGGCTTCGGCGGGTGTGGCGGGGGTGACGGCGGTGGTCACGGTCACAGGGAAAGCCTCCTGGCTCACTGCGGGTTGGGGCGCAAACAAACCCGTAGCTTATCGGGAGGATTCTCCCTTCCCTTGATCGACCCGTCCCAGGTTCCTCGTCGGTCGCTCGGTCGCTCGGTCGCTCGGTCGCTCGGTCGCGCCGGTCAGGCGGCGGGGCACAGGGCGGGCCGGGCGGGCGCCGCCTGTGCCCCGACAGCCCGGACAGCCCCGGCCCCGCGGAACCGGACCGCCGCGGGGCCGACCGGCCCGGCAACCGGCAGCACGGCGATCGGAGCGCGAGGGGCGAAGTGCGCGGGGCGGGCCGCGCGAGCCGGGTGCGCGGGGCGCGCGGTGAGTCGGGCGTGCGAGGTCTGAGCCGGAACCCGGGCGCGGCCGCGCACGTCGGCAGTCGCCGGGGCCGCGGCCTTGGAGCGGCCCCGGGCGAAGACCACCAGGCGCAGCACCACGAAGCGCGCGACGCCGGCGAGCGCGGACGCCGACAGATAGACGACCTGCTCGAGCACCGCACCCGGCGCCGCCACCAGCTGCTGCAGGACGAACATCGCCAGGCAGGTCACCGCGTACGCGGCCGCCGCGGACCCGCCCGACTGCACATGCTGGCGCCACGTGGCGCGTCCGTTGGCGCCAAAGGTGAAGCGGGCGTGCAGCTCGGTGGCGAGCAGCGTGGAGGCGATGGTGATCAGCGCGTTGGCGAGGGCCCACGGCATGCAGGCGGCGAGCGCCACCACCGCAAAGCTGGAGGCGACACCGACGCCGCCGCCGCAGAGCACGAAGCGTGCGAAGGCGGCGAAGGCGCCGGGTGCCGCCTGCGTCTGGTGTTCTGCTGACTCCATGATCCCGGCCCCTCCGATGGCTGACTCTGCGATGCGGGCCCCTCGGCCCGGTCTGGGCCGAGGGGTTCATCGCTTGAGCCGCCATCATGGCGCATCGCGTGGCGCCATGCAAGCCCTTTATGGCGCCATAGGGTGGGGTGTCGGCGCCACGGGGGAGGCGTTGCTGAGGAGATCGCAGGTCGGAGGGGATTTCGGACGGGTGCCAGTCGGTTCGAGGATGGCGTCGGTCGGCCGATGCCCGACGCGCATGAGATGGGGTCAGCCGATGACCGACGCACACGTCGTGGGCGTGGCATGTGCGGGATCGAGCGCGTTGGTGACCTCGTGATAGGCGATGCGGTCGACCAGGCCTATCGCCACGTGCTCGGACAGGTCGGCCGCGCACTTGTCCTGGATGAGGACGTTGGTGACGTCCGGCCCGTCCAGGAACTGGGAGCGGTAGGGCGTGACGACCTCGTCGTACTTGGTGGCGATGACCGTGTAGCGCACGCCGGGCACGGTGTCGCCGCCCTCGTTCAGCTTCGTCACGAACGCCGAACCCGCGATCTGGTCCGCGAGACCAGGAGTGGCCAGCGTGAGCAGGTGCTCGGCGCCCGGGAAGTAGGGGAGCAGCTTGGTCAGGCCGAGCAGGGTGGTGCCGTGGTTGTCCGGCGCGATGCCGACGAGGGCGTTCACCTTGGCGGCGCCGCCGAGGAACTTCAGGTAGTGGCGCGGCATCATGCCGCCCTGCGAGTGGCCCACCAGATCGGCCTCGGGCGCGCCGGTCGCGGCGAGCACCTTGTCCACGTGGTCGCGCAGCTGCTCGGCCGACTTGGCGATCGGGCCGAGCCCGTTGAAGAGGGGCACGCCGGGCAGTTGCCCGTAGTCGAGCGAGAAGACGCAGTAGCCCCTGTTCACCAAGTACGGGGCGAGGGCGAGCCAGTTGTCGACGGAATTGCCGAACGTGCCGTGTACCAGGACCACCGGACGCGGGTGGGCGGCCGACGGCTTGCACGCGTAGTTGTTCCAGCCGCGGCTCACCGTGGTGGCGGCGGGGGCCGTGTCGGTGGCGGCCTGCGCCGCGGCGGAGGGGGCGAGCAGCGCCGCCGCCGTCAGTAGCAGGGCGGCGAGTGGTCGCAGGCCACGGGTGGTGCGATTCCAGGGCAGCATCGAGCGATCTCCTTGCGGCTCAAGGGAATTGGCACGGAAGGTGCGCCCTGCGGCCCGGACCACAAGTGAGGTGGTGCTCATGCCAAATTACGCATGAGTAGCCTGCGGAAGGAAGTTACGCGTCAGTAAAATTGACGGATGGTCAGAAACTGTCGAGCCCGGCGCATCGCGCGCCGGGCTCGCCCCTCATGCTCAGCCGGCCTGCTCGCCGACCGGCCTGCTCGCTCAACCGGCGCCGCTCACGCCCCCGCGTTCTCCGTGATCGTCAGCCGCCCCTTCTTGATGGTCGCCAGCCGCGGCGCCCTGCGGGCGATGGCGCTGTCGTGCGTGACCATGACGAAGGTCAGGCCGTGTTCCTTCCACATCCCTTCGAGTACGTCCATGATCTCGTCGCGCATCGACTCGTCGAGGTTGCCCGTCGGTTCGTCCGCGAGCAGCACCTTGGGCCGCTTGACCAGCGCCCGGGCGATGGCAACGCGCTGCTGCTGACCGCCGGACATCTCGCCCGGCAGATGCCCGCGCCGCTCCCCGAGGCCGACCGACTCCAGGGCCTCGGCGGCCCGTTCGCGGCGGTCGCGGGCCTTGAGGCCGAGCGGGACGAGGGCGGTCTCCACGTTCTCCTGAGCCGTGAGCGTAGGGATGAGGTTGAAGGACTGGAAGACGAAACCGATGTTCTCGCTGCGTACGCGGGTGAGCCGGGCCTCGGGCAGCGAGGCGAGGTCGGTGCCGTCGAGGTCGACGGTGCCGGAGGTGGGCCGGTCCAGGCCGCCGAGCATCTGCAGCAGGGTGGACTTGCCGCCCCCGGTGGGCCCTTGGATGACGAGCCGGCCGCCGTCCTCGATGGTGAGGTCGACCCCGGCGAGCGCGTCGACGCTGTCTCTGCCGCGGCGGTACGTCTTGGTGACGCCTCTGAGCTGGTACATGCTGGGTGACTCCTGGTGCTGGGTGATGTGCCGGGGACGGGGGTCGCGGGGCGCCGTACTACTCGACGCGGCGCAACGCGTCCGCGGGCCGCAGCCGGGAGGCGCGCCAGCCGCCGAAGGCGCCCGCGACGAGACCGCCGCCGACCGCCAGGCCGACCGCGAGGCCGATCGTGGCCAGGCTGACCGGTGCGCTGAGCGCGATGTCGAGGCTCTGGGCCGCGCCCTGGCGCAGGCCGCCGCCACCGGGGCCCGCGATGTTCAGGGCGGGGCCGCCGCCGCCCGTCATCCCCGTGGAGCCGCCGAGTTCGGCGGTGAGCGTGGGGGAGATCGTCGTCACCAGGTACGCGCCGCCGAGCCCGACCGCGATGCCGAGCGCGCCGCCGAGCAGCCCGTTGACAAGTGCCTCGCCGACGACCTGGCGGGTGACCCGGCCGGACTTCCAGCCGAGCGCCTTGAGCGTGCCGAACTCGCGGACGCGCCGGCTGACCGCCGACGAGGTGAGCAGCCCGGCCACCAGGATGGCGGCGAACAGCACCGCGTACGACAGCCACTTGCCGACGTTCGCGGCGAGATCCGATGCGGTGTCCAGCGAGCCGGAGACGGTCTTGGCGAGGTCGGCCGAGGTGGTGACGGTGGTGCCGGTGACGTTCTTCTGGATGGCGCTCTTGACGGCCCCGATCTGCTGCGAGTCGGACGCCTTGACGTAGACCGTGGTGACCTTGTCCTTGGCGTCGGCGAGGGTCTGGGCCTGCTTGAGCGGGATGTAGACGTTGGCGGCGGACTGCCCGCGGTCGGCGGTGGCGATGCCGGCGACCTCGAACTTCACCCCCTTGATCTTCAGGGTGTCGCCGGTCTTCAGGTCCTCGGTCTTGGCGTACGCGCTGTCGACGACCGCGACCTTCGCGTTGGTCTCGGACGTCTTGAAGGTGCGTCCCTCGGACACGGTCGAGGAGGTCAGCGGGCCGAGCGCGGGCTCGGTGACATCGGTGCCGAAGACGGTGAAGGAGTTGACGTCGAAGTCGGCGCCGCCGCCACGGACTTCACCGCTCGGAGCGCCGGAGGTGCCGCCCTTGCCGCCGCCCGGTCCGCCGCCGCCCTGCTGCGCGGACTCGTCCTGCTTGAACTCGCCGCGCTTGAACTCCCCGCTCACCTTGAGGTTGGTGAGGCTGAGCCCGCCGACCGCGTCCGCGACGCCGTCCTGCTGCGCGACCGTGGCGACGGTGGTGGACTTCAGGGTCTCAAAGCCCTGGACCATGAGGCGGTCGCTGGACTGCTCGCCGTCGTCGCCCTCCTCGCGGGCATCGAACTCGAAGCGCGGCCGTGACGGCTGCTCGCCCTCCTTGGGCTGCTCCTGGGCCTTGGTGACGGTCATGTCCGTGCCGAGCCCGTACAGGGACTGCAGGACGTTGTCCTGGGCCTGGCTCATGCCCGCGGACACGGAGTTGACGACGATGACGAGCGCGATGCCGAGCGCGAGCCCGGAGGCGACGACGAGCGCCGCCTTTCTGCGACGGCGCAGTTCACGCCTCAGGTAGGTGAAGAACATGCGGCAGACGGTAGGGAGACGGTGTGAAGGAGGGATGGGAGCAGTCTGAGAGCAGCATGAGACGGCTTAACCGCCGCCTACCTCGGGCGGATCGCCGTCCGCCTCGCAGGGATCGCCGCCCACCTGGAGCGGATCAGAGCGCGTCGCGCCGTTGCAGCCAGGTCGTCGCGATCCAGCCCGGCACGATCGGCAGCCAGAAGGTGAGGAGCCGGAACAGGATCACCGCGGAGAACGCGACGGAGCCGCTGATCCCGGTCGCGGCCGCCAGGCCACCGGAGAGGACCGCCTCCACGGCGCCCAGGCCGCCGGGCGTGGGCACGATCGACCCGGCGGACTTGCCGATGAGGAACACGACCGCGACGGTCGCGAAGTCGATCTGCTTGCCTTCGGGTGCGAACGCGCAGACCGACGCCCACAGCGACAGGCTGCCGCACAGCGGCAGCAGGAACGCGCCGCCGACGCCCACGGCCAACTTCCGCGGATTGTGCAGCAGTTCCAGCATCCGCGGCCCGACCCCGGTGAAGACCGGCTTGACGCGCGTGACGACGAACTTGCGCAGTGCGGGCACGGCCGCCACCACCAGGCACAGCACGGCCACCGCGAGCAGCACCGTCACGATCACCGACGACGGCGGCAGATGGGCGCTCGCCGACGACCCGGAGATCGAGCCGAGCAGCATCACCAGGAGCAGGAACGCCGCGAACGCCACCACCTGCGAGGCCGCGATGCTGGTCACCGCGAGCGCGGAGGCGATGCCGGCCTTCTGCAGGAACCGGGTGTTGACCGCGACCCCGCCGACGGCGGCCGGCGTCACCAGCGTCACGAACGACCCGGCGATCTGCGCCAACAGCAGCCGTACGCGCGGCAGATGCTGCGGGACGAACCCGGCGAGCCCCATCGCCGCGGCGACATAGCCGAGTGCGGTCCCGACCAGGGCCAGCGCGGCCCACGGCCAGGACATGCCCTTGAAGATGTTGCCGATCGGCTGCCCGGAGAACTGCCCGATCAGGAAGTACACGGCGACCGCGCCGCCGAGCGCCGACAGGATCGTCCGCGGCCGCAGCCGCTCAAGGCTCACCGCCTTGGGCTGCGGCCCCTCCGGCTGGAACGCCAGGATCTCCTTGCTGACGCCTTCGAGGGCGCCCTTGTGCTTGCGCAGCCGCGCCCGCGTCTCCTGCGTGAACGCGGCGGGCCGCAGCAGCGGCAGCACCGAGGCCACCACGTCGTCACCGAGGACCTGGCGGGCGACGCCCACCGAGCGTTCGGCGCCCACCCGGGTGGCCAGCATCACCATCAACTCGGCGTCGTCAAGCCGGTGTTGCAGCGAGGAAGCGGCCACCTCGCCGGCCTCCAGGCGCGTCAGCCACACCTGTCCCGCGTCGTCGATGAGGAAGGCGCCGACACTCAGGCGCCGATGGCTGATCTGGTGCCGGTGCAGCTTGGCCACCACCCGCCACATCCGCCCGAGGAGCTCATCGGTCAGCTCCCCTTCCGCCAGCTCGTCCAACGTACGCCCGTCGACCCGCTCATAGGCGAGCAGCACGGCGTCCGGGCTGAGCTTGCGCACCGCGGCGAGGTGCGGGGTGCGGATGCCGCAGTCGGCCACCGCCAGCGCGAGCAGGGTGCGCTGCTCCACCACATGCTGGAGCGAGAAGAGTCCCTGGCCCTGGCTCTGCGCGGGCCGGCGCAGGCGCAGCCGCTGATAGAGGCGGTACGCGAGGCCGGCGGTGGCGCGATTGCGGTCCAGGACGGTCACGGAGAGGCGCCGGCCGCCCTCGATGGTCGCCTCGTAACGGCGGTTCCCCGCCGGGCCGTTGGCGATGCGTTCACATGTCGCGGGCGGCAGCTCCGCCTCGGCCAGCGCCGCCGAGACCGCCGCGTCGGGCGGCGCGAGATCGGGACTGCCCCGCCACCAGCGCACCCCGAACGCGGCCGTGCGCCCGAGGACGAAGCTCACGATCAGCCCGATCAGGGTGATGCGATGCTCGACCAGGACCGCCGCCGCGGTGATCACCAGGGCGCCCCAGGCCGCGTTGCGCAGGACGAGCCGGTCGCCGAAGCCGACCACGGTGATGAAGGCGACCACGGTCGCGATGTACAGATGGACGGGCTCGACGTTCCCGCCGTCCGGGTGCGCCCGGGTCAGGGCCCTGCGGATCGCGTCGGGCGCGGGCCCGAGGACGTACAGATTGATGCCGAGCGCGACGAGATACGTACCGAGGGCGGCAAGCACCCCGTCGGCGACGAGTCGTCCCTCGCGCCGCATCAGTCGCTCCACGGCGGCAAGCGCGGGGGCCACCGCCATGGCCACGCCGGCCGCGAAGACCACCGGGCCGATCAGCAGGTTCGGCACGGTCCGCTCGAGTGCGGCGAAGGCCACGAGCAGCGCGATGCCCACCGCTCCGAGGGTGAACCGCATGCGGTCCACCGGGCGGCGGATCAGGCGGGAGCCGTCGGCCGCGGTGGCGCGCACGTCACCGGTCGGACCGTCGGGCTCATCTCTGCCGAACACCGCCATCAGCGTCCGCCGCTCCCGTCGAGTTCCGCCATGCTCATTGCTTGCGAAGATCGTTCCATGGGGAGCCCGGTGTCGCCCGAGGGGAGCGGCCCGTCCCGGTGGGTACCGAGGACTGGTGTGGGCCGTTCAGGTGAGAGGGGTGAGGGGCCTCTGAGGCTCAGGCCTCGACGGGCGCGGCCCGCCGTCCGGAGCGGCCCTGCAGCAGCACCACGGCGAGCACGGCCGCCGCGAGCAGACCCAGCGCCGCCAGCGCGGGCACCACCACGACCAGGGCTCCCGCCGCCAGACAGCCGAGCCCGCCCGCGACCAGCACCCACGACGGGCGCCTGCCGACCCGCCACAGGATCGCCGCGGCACCCAGGAGGAACACGCCCACCCCGCCGGTCAGCGACCAGGCCACCAGGCCGTGCAGCGGCTCGGTCAGGGCGTAGTGCTCGTTGTCGGCTATCTGGTGCAGGGCCTTCTTCATGCCGAGCGCCGCGAACACGACACCGGCGACCAGCGGCAGATGCAGGAAGGTGTACGTGTCCCGGGCGATGACCGTCCGCGCGTCGCCGGTCAGGGCGGACATCGCGTGCTCGGCCCGCTCGCTCAACTCCTGGAAGTACAGCCGCCACAGACCGGCCACGACCAGCAGCCCCGTGGCCGCCGCGACGATCACTGGCACGGAGATGGCCTCCGCCGCGACACCCACACCGATCGCGACGATCGACTCCCCGAGCGCGATGATCACGATCAGCCCGTGCCGCTCCGCGAAGTGCCCGGGCGAGGCGACCCGCCAGCCCTTCGAACCGGTGATGTAGATGCCGCTGTAGTCGACGACCACGGCCGCGAGCCAGATCAGGATCTGGGTGAGACCCGTGAAGAAGCTGCCCACGAGCAGCAGCACGAACGGCGGCGCCACCGAGAGCATCGCGGTACGCCGGATCGTGGCGTGCAGCGCCTGGTCGTCCGGATCGGAGACCCAGTACGTGGCGAGGTGCAGCAGCCGCACCGCGCCGTAACAGACCACGAACACCAACGGCCCGTACAGGCCACCGGACTTGTCCTCGAACACCTCCGGCACGGTCAGCGAGACGACCAGCACGACCGCCATCACCGCGACCAAAACACCGAACATCGCCCCCGAGTCGGCGCGCACCACGTTGCCCAGCCAGGAGAAGCAGCACCAGCACCACCACAGCAGCGCGAGCACCACGAAGCCGCCGAGCATGAGCTCGGCGCTGGTGTGGTGCGCCATCAGCGCGGTGACCTGAGTGATCGCGTACACGAAGACCAGGTCGAAGAAGAGTTCCGCCGACGTGACGCGATGCGCGTCGTCCGTGGCGACCATGCGTGATTCATCCCTGCCCATGGCCATAGGGCCCTCCCCGCCGACTGCCCCCGACCCCCACGGCCTGGCTCCAGGCGGAACAATAGGCCACGCCTGTGACATGCCGTACAGCCGGTCGATTCTGCCGCCGGGCAACCCGCCGGCCGTGCTCAGCCGCGTACCCGGCCGCCACGGCGTGCGACGTCGCGCCGCCCATGGTGACCTGGATAGATGAGCGCGATGAGCGACGGACCGATACCCGAAGGCAAGGCGGCCGCGGCCGCGACGGGCGGACCGGCACCCGGGGAGCCGGACCCCCGGCGCTGGTGGGGCCTGGTGGTGATCGCCAT
Proteins encoded in this window:
- a CDS encoding lysylphosphatidylglycerol synthase transmembrane domain-containing protein → MFGRDEPDGPTGDVRATAADGSRLIRRPVDRMRFTLGAVGIALLVAFAALERTVPNLLIGPVVFAAGVAMAVAPALAAVERLMRREGRLVADGVLAALGTYLVALGINLYVLGPAPDAIRRALTRAHPDGGNVEPVHLYIATVVAFITVVGFGDRLVLRNAAWGALVITAAAVLVEHRITLIGLIVSFVLGRTAAFGVRWWRGSPDLAPPDAAVSAALAEAELPPATCERIANGPAGNRRYEATIEGGRRLSVTVLDRNRATAGLAYRLYQRLRLRRPAQSQGQGLFSLQHVVEQRTLLALAVADCGIRTPHLAAVRKLSPDAVLLAYERVDGRTLDELAEGELTDELLGRMWRVVAKLHRHQISHRRLSVGAFLIDDAGQVWLTRLEAGEVAASSLQHRLDDAELMVMLATRVGAERSVGVARQVLGDDVVASVLPLLRPAAFTQETRARLRKHKGALEGVSKEILAFQPEGPQPKAVSLERLRPRTILSALGGAVAVYFLIGQFSGQPIGNIFKGMSWPWAALALVGTALGYVAAAMGLAGFVPQHLPRVRLLLAQIAGSFVTLVTPAAVGGVAVNTRFLQKAGIASALAVTSIAASQVVAFAAFLLLVMLLGSISGSSASAHLPPSSVIVTVLLAVAVLCLVVAAVPALRKFVVTRVKPVFTGVGPRMLELLHNPRKLAVGVGGAFLLPLCGSLSLWASVCAFAPEGKQIDFATVAVVFLIGKSAGSIVPTPGGLGAVEAVLSGGLAAATGISGSVAFSAVILFRLLTFWLPIVPGWIATTWLQRRDAL
- a CDS encoding esterase/lipase family protein, whose translation is MLPWNRTTRGLRPLAALLLTAAALLAPSAAAQAATDTAPAATTVSRGWNNYACKPSAAHPRPVVLVHGTFGNSVDNWLALAPYLVNRGYCVFSLDYGQLPGVPLFNGLGPIAKSAEQLRDHVDKVLAATGAPEADLVGHSQGGMMPRHYLKFLGGAAKVNALVGIAPDNHGTTLLGLTKLLPYFPGAEHLLTLATPGLADQIAGSAFVTKLNEGGDTVPGVRYTVIATKYDEVVTPYRSQFLDGPDVTNVLIQDKCAADLSEHVAIGLVDRIAYHEVTNALDPAHATPTTCASVIG
- a CDS encoding ABC transporter permease, with the protein product MFFTYLRRELRRRRKAALVVASGLALGIALVIVVNSVSAGMSQAQDNVLQSLYGLGTDMTVTKAQEQPKEGEQPSRPRFEFDAREEGDDGEQSSDRLMVQGFETLKSTTVATVAQQDGVADAVGGLSLTNLKVSGEFKRGEFKQDESAQQGGGGPGGGKGGTSGAPSGEVRGGGADFDVNSFTVFGTDVTEPALGPLTSSTVSEGRTFKTSETNAKVAVVDSAYAKTEDLKTGDTLKIKGVKFEVAGIATADRGQSAANVYIPLKQAQTLADAKDKVTTVYVKASDSQQIGAVKSAIQKNVTGTTVTTSADLAKTVSGSLDTASDLAANVGKWLSYAVLFAAILVAGLLTSSAVSRRVREFGTLKALGWKSGRVTRQVVGEALVNGLLGGALGIAVGLGGAYLVTTISPTLTAELGGSTGMTGGGGPALNIAGPGGGGLRQGAAQSLDIALSAPVSLATIGLAVGLAVGGGLVAGAFGGWRASRLRPADALRRVE
- a CDS encoding ABC transporter ATP-binding protein, whose amino-acid sequence is MYQLRGVTKTYRRGRDSVDALAGVDLTIEDGGRLVIQGPTGGGKSTLLQMLGGLDRPTSGTVDLDGTDLASLPEARLTRVRSENIGFVFQSFNLIPTLTAQENVETALVPLGLKARDRRERAAEALESVGLGERRGHLPGEMSGGQQQRVAIARALVKRPKVLLADEPTGNLDESMRDEIMDVLEGMWKEHGLTFVMVTHDSAIARRAPRLATIKKGRLTITENAGA
- a CDS encoding low temperature requirement protein A produces the protein MVATDDAHRVTSAELFFDLVFVYAITQVTALMAHHTSAELMLGGFVVLALLWWCWCCFSWLGNVVRADSGAMFGVLVAVMAVVLVVSLTVPEVFEDKSGGLYGPLVFVVCYGAVRLLHLATYWVSDPDDQALHATIRRTAMLSVAPPFVLLLVGSFFTGLTQILIWLAAVVVDYSGIYITGSKGWRVASPGHFAERHGLIVIIALGESIVAIGVGVAAEAISVPVIVAAATGLLVVAGLWRLYFQELSERAEHAMSALTGDARTVIARDTYTFLHLPLVAGVVFAALGMKKALHQIADNEHYALTEPLHGLVAWSLTGGVGVFLLGAAAILWRVGRRPSWVLVAGGLGCLAAGALVVVVPALAALGLLAAAVLAVVLLQGRSGRRAAPVEA